The Juglans regia cultivar Chandler chromosome 1, Walnut 2.0, whole genome shotgun sequence nucleotide sequence AGATGCAGATTTAAGTACGATATCAAATTagtgaatttgaatttgaacatTAATTTCCATCATGTTTTTTTACTCTGAAAGACCCGTATTAAAATTGATCAATAGGAATAACAAAATGTTATAATCATGACTTTTCCATAATGCTTTTAATtaggagtgtcattatttgataCAACTCAACAAAAATACGATATAAAATTAacgaatttaaatttaatataaatgggttcaaataaaaatagattgaCTCATTAAGATACGATTAATAAAGTACGAGTTAACTTGGCGCTTAATTAGAAATTAACCACaataatctatttaaattttatttcaaaatcaaaattttattattgttgaattgtaattttggtATTACTCAATAGGCTTATTGTGGAGATTGTAATTCTGAACCAAcgctcatatttattattataggatttgtaatattagttttattataggttaaaatttaaaaaactttaatatttttttagtgggtagtcttttatatttttaagatctAGTAGCTactaataagtaaaatttttaaattttatatgaaattatcttaatcaagtcaaatgagATATTATGCGTGtaatccatttaattaaatggattgGAATGAGTTATGTTATattgatttatttctttttttttttttttttgataagcaaaGAAACTTCCATTCATAAGAAAACGTTACATAGCAAACTTATCAAACCAAAGAGCATGATTTACAAAAGTTGGGACATAGTCCCACCATATCTCTATATCAACTACATTTCATGCAAACCGAGCCAGGCTACGAGCTACTTCATTAGTTCATTtccttccttataaacatgtttAATATTCAAATCTTTAAAATGTTTCATTAGATCTCTAACATCCTTTAACTATTAACTATTTCTAATTAACTATTAAACGGGTTAAAAAGagtgacacgacacgacccataATTTAAATGAGGCgggttaaaatttgaaaatttgacacATTTATGTTAACGGGTTGGATTTGGATTAACCTATATAGTCTAATGCCTATGACTTAATACAATACAAACAAGTTCGGGTTTGGTCTCCTTTTGGACAAATTTTAGAACCGAACTGGTACACcggttttgagttttgaagaaCCAATATCGTACCGGTTACACCTTTCAACCGGTAGTTTCGATTTTACTAGTTTcgtccgatttttcgattttaatcatctaccaaaaaaaaaataaaaaatctgccaTTAAAGAAACTGATATCATGTAAAAATTCTGCTGCCATAAAAAATATGCTATAGAAAAAATCTGCTAAAAAAAACCCGCTACAGAAAAATCTggtataaaaatatgaaatctgctataaaaacaaaatttgctACAAGTCCATATTACAAGCTAccataaaatgatatataatatataacatatatatagtatataacatatatatatatacacactatatgtaatattatagtgatactaatactatatactaaattaatacatatagttatagtgatttatatatagtggattactaatagtgatatactaatactaatagttatttAACTACTAATAagttagtgtctaacttatcataatttatgtatgttagtaataatatgttattgtctaatttatttatatatttgattatatatgtttgtgataataattaatatgctaGTGGTGACATATAtgctagtgataatatattatatgactgtatataatcaaatgtatagaatgtatttatgaaaaataatatatattataatttattatgccataaaatgtatttatccttgatatatctaatttatattaataacatatgatcaaacaaatgttcatgtttaagatcaGAATTTTAtgctatattaattttatttaataaaattaaaatttttaaagttctattaaatgttatattaattttatgttatttgattattatgagtaataggattttaaaatttaattttatattaattagcaataattatttaatatataatataaaattattttatatataattatttatatatatatgtacgaaCCGTTTGGGCCGGtgctagaaaaaggaaaactggAACGTGAACGATTTCGGCCAGTTTTTCAAATAGTGAAACCGGTACCGGTTCActggttttttattttcatccgTGAAACAAGACTCGTAAGCACAAATTGCCACTTATGGCTTCCATATCCGTTGTTGTATGCCTTCTGCTCATTTCCTTTGCCGTTGGAAGagatcaacaaaatcaaagtgGACATATAGCCCCCGGATCTTTACTCTCCCCCAGATCAGACTCAAGTTCATGGCTTTCTCCGACAGGCCGATTTGCATTTGGGTTCTACCAAAAAGGTAGATCAGATCATGACTTTGCTGTTGGAATTTGGTTGGTCGGTACTGAAGAGAACATAACGGTGTGGACGTCATTTCGTGATGATCCGCCGCTCACTTCGAATGCCTTGCTGAATTTTAACAAGGATGGCAAGCTTGTTTTGATGCTTGAAGGAGTACAACATAAATTCATCACTGAAGCAACAGATCAGTCCGCTTCCTATGCCTCCATGCTCGACTCCGGCAATTTCGTGCTCTATGACGACAAGTCCAATATCATTTGGCAGAGTTTCCGTTATCCTACCGATACCATTTTAGGAGGCCAGAGTCTGTTTAGGGGAAATCAACTAGCCTCGAGTTTAAACAAGACTGACCACTCAACCGGGCGGTTCCTTCTCATGATGCAGTATGATGGAAACCTTGTTTTATATCCGGCAAACACTGAAGACTCCGCAGGAGATGCTTATTGGAGCTCAGACACTTACAGTTCTTTCAGTCCCAATTGGTCTCTTTATCTCAATTATACAGGCCTTCTGTTAATCATCAACGGCACCTCTACGTCAGGCAGAGGTAGTTTAATCCGACGTATTTATTCCCCATCTCCGAGCGGCAACGTCATCAACAACAGCAATACCATCTATCGCGCAACTCTTGACTATGATGGGATTCTCCGGTTGTATTCTCACGCCTATGATGAAAGTGGCAACCTCAGcgtacaaaataaattatgggAATCAGCCCTTCCATGCCAGGTGAACAATTTTTGTGGCTTAAACAGCTATTGCATACTCGATGACAATCAACCAATCTGTGTCTGCCTTCCTGGAACCGATTTTTTAGATCCGAATAAAAGGAATCTTGGCTGTGAGAGAAACTTCTCTGAAGCAGAGTCATGTATAAATGGGAAAGAACGCACAGAGTTTTATAGTATGAAAACCATTGAGAATATGAGGTGGGGAGATCGTTCTTATGTTCATGAACCACCAATGTCAAAGGAAGAATGCAGGAAATCTTGCTTGGAAGACTGCAATTGTGGGGCCGCACTGATCGCACTGATCTCCGAGACTAGTGGTTCTTGTATGAAACAAAATCTTCCACTGAGATATGTAAGAAAATATACAGAAAAGGAATTCGGGGGGCTCACGGCATTCTTTAAGGTAGGGATGAAAAGCATTAAGAGCGGCAAGCAATCTGGTCTTCATCCAAACAAGCCGAGGATAGTCGTGCCCAAAAGCGCAATAGTGCAGATTATTCTTGTGACTTCCGCTTTTACTGTATTTTCAACTGTTTCCCTtgcactctcttgccttttcattttcaaaattcgaATTTTAAAGTACGGAAGGCTGTTAGAGAATGGAGACTTGGGCCCGGAGGAGATCATCACCTTGagattattttcatataatgaGCTCAAAAGAGTAACACATGGGTTCAAAGAAGAGATAGGTAAGGGTTCATTTGGATCCGTTTACAAAGGCTCCCTACAGAAAGGTAAAAGACTTGTTGCAGTAAAGAGGCTGGAGAAGTTAATCGAAGAAGGTGAAAGGGAGTTCCGAGCAGAGATGCGAGCAATAGGGAGAACCCGCCATAAGAACTTGGTTCGCTTGCTGGGTTATTGTGCTGAGGGTTCTAAAAGGCTCCTGGTTTACGAGTTCATGAGCAATGGCTCCCTTGCAGATCTTCTTTTTAGATCCCAAAGGCGTCCAGCTTGGACTGAGAGAGTAAGAATTGCACTGGATGTTGCTAGAGGGATCTTCTATCTACATGACGAGTGCGGTGGTCCAATTATTCATTGTGATATAAAGCCTCAAAACATCTTAATGGATGAGGTTTGGACCGCCAAAATCTCTGACTTCGGGCTGGCAAAATTCTTAATTCCAGATCAAACGAGGACATTCACTGGGGCGAGAGGGACAAGAGGATATATAGCGCCAGAATGGCACAAGAACATCCCAATATCAGTGAGGGTAGATGTATACAGTTATGGGGTAGTTCTCTTGGAAATCATATGTTGCAGAAGGAGCATAGAACTTGACGTGTCAAACGACGATGAGATTCTTCTTTCTACTTGGATCTATAAATGCTTTGTTGCTGGAGAGTTGGAGAAGATTGTGAAGTGGGAAGAAGTAGATAAGACCGCCTTGGAGAATATGGTTAAGGTGGGCCTTTGGTGTATTCAAGATGAACCAGCTCTTCGTCCTTCCATGAAAAGTGTCGTCTCGATGTTAGAAGGGAACATCACTGATATATCTGTTCCTCCATGTCCAACCGCTGCATGACATCCATGTAAACTTTCGACTAAAACACAAAAGAATTATCTGCTTTCTGGtagttttcattaatttgtgtTATGTATTTTCCTCTTTGCATCATGGAAGGGAATATATATCTTCTATATAATATTCCTCCATGGTCAGCTGCTACTAAATCCATATAAACTTCTGCCTGCAGCAGCAAAAGTCATTTCTACTTTCGTGTAGTTATTAAAActtgttattttgtttcttgtaaTCTTATCAGTCGGAACAATTCTACTCATTATACTCTACACCACAcgtcacacataattttttatttttattttttttcttactaaatgtatggtgtatggatgatgatcagtaaaaaaattcttttaatttagccaaaaaaaaatcaaattaaaaaaaagtatgatgtTTAgtgtaaaaatgataaatagaacgACTCTTCTCCTTGCAACATACGAAGGAGATTGGACTTTGGAGGGTATCCTGTCCCTTTACGTGAGCACAATGGTTTGCCTAAGAGGTAAAGGTATAATGggtctctaatatttttgactgaaagtgatttggattcagagatgagttgagatggtttgtgaatagtagaataaaaattgaattatttattatttgtgtagaaatttgagaaagttcttTTAGGATttcaaaaatttgaattgtttattatattttgtgtaggaatttgaaaaaattgtaataacatgatgagataagttaagatgagttaaggtgggttttgaatgcaaacgaggGATAGTATCTTATTACTCATAGGCCCGTCAATTTAGTGAATATACAAAGTGCGTGCTTTCGGTGCTCTGGACAAAATCTCAAAAGAGTCGATGGGTGATTTCTATCCATGAACCTCTCATTGATGACCTTGGTTAGTTACATCTAAGTATGTGAGGCTGGATTCGAAGGTCACCTATCTGCTGCCCATTTACATTTATTCTAtccatttaaaattatttacaacAACTGCTTGGAAAAAACAGCATCACTTTTCATATTTCACCTGGTATTCTGGTAACATCAATTCACTCAATCGAAGTTCCATATATTTCACCTGCTATTCTGGTAACATCTATTCCGGTCATTACAACagctacatatatttttttgttgtatttgtgTTCTGAAAATGAGTGGTTTTGACTCTGTACTTCAAGTTGTTGCTCTTGGTTTTTAAAAGCTAGGTATTAATCATTTACGGGGTGAGTTAATCCGCAATGCTCACATAGTCTTCCAAAATCAAAATACCATCTTTGTACTTGTTCTGCTATGCTTACATGGTTTTGCCCAAGCTTCCTATTCTTGATCATCGTCTGAAAACATCAAAGACAATtgaaatattgtagagataaggggtgggttatcaacaactcagtaagtagcgGACATATAatagtgtgtaaatatgagctaGTTACAGAATGCAGAACTAGACAATTTATTTCAGGTGAAACCGGTCTGATTCGATccaattttgtacattttttaggACCGAATCGGTATACGCTGACTTTGAAAAACATAAGAACCGATACCAGACTGATTCACTTCTGAAATTAGAACTTCCAATTTTCTCGATTTTGGTCCAGTCgggtcccatttttttttattttacggATTATCTAtgtttataataatatgatgttttcatatactaaactattagtctattaatattataatataagtgcattattttataataattaacacatactagtatcgtattaaatttaactataattgtaacgccccagtTTTGGATGGAGTCGGAGAGTTACTACCAGTTGCCTAAATCTTTTTtcacaatacaaataaatattccaaaGACTCTATAAACACATCCTCATCCATTTTCAAAAACTCCATAACCATACATGTGACAACTCAAGGCTTAATGTCAACATCCCAACAAATCTAGTCAATACAATCGATCAATCtacaaaatataacatttcaaTAATCTTAGTACTTATTCCGTACACTTTGCAATCTTGTACCCGTTTTTTGTTCTCGATCCTCAGTCTAAGCATTCacttcatctgaaaatattatggagataagaggtgagttatccaCAATTCAGTAATcagagaacatatgctagtatgtaaacatgagaaatttcatagagttcagaatgcagaaacaaaacatttcattttcaatatgcaaatctcaaaaatacatattatcagaaaatcaaagCGACACttcaaactgttcatattcaaaaactaacttttcatattcaaagacacATTTGGTACAACATGACtgaatattttcatcttattatatcatattatttcAGAGTATCATATccgaacagagaccatgtttaaccctcgtggtaggttTGTGCATTCTACAGAAAGCtaaacagaacataaatcatcatGTTACCAAAACGATTGCACTTAGAGCAgagatcactattatatcccgtggtaggGCCAGAGGTTACTATTATATCTTGTGACAAGGCTAGAGGTCATTATTATATCTCGTAACAAGGCCAGATGTCACTTTTGTGACAGGGCCAGAGCTTACTATTGTATCttgtgacagggccagaggtcactattgtatcccgtgatagagccagaggtcactattatatcccgtgacagggccatagattactattatatcccgtgacagggccagataTCAGAGCAAAATAGATGTAGAATCACCATATTAGAACCAGAATTAGAGTCTGAACATAAttagaatcaccatatcagaaccataATCAGAgttagaacagaatcagaaagtcatgtcaaaggttttttagatgccacatcatatcaaaacagagtactgaaattcaaatcatttcacatttttcaaaacagatccaaaacatcttcacgtcacattccaaaattatcaaattttcatattcgctcaatTTTCACAGTTCAataatagaatgtcaaaaataagctcatatttACACGAGTTATACCAAAaagtactttattcttatacagagtTTCacgagtaatgcagaacaagtAACTGATGTcgttttaaagttattttttcataacaaaacatgcatatttttccatAAATCAACCTcgacccattttatttttatgcaacgtctagcataggaaccccgcttacctaaacttcttaacttttcataatttctccacagtaataatgaaacaaaatcaatcgtcacctataaaattgtCATGTAATTTgagtaaattttcaattaaacaCGTACTACGTAATTGAACCTGAAATACTTGAGTTACCTATTTTACATCttgaaaacctaaaattctcataactcTAAAGTACCATAACTTCCCAATTCATCGATATTCACTTAATTTCTCCAACTACGACAATAAACACTAAATTATTTACTACTGAAAtctaactataaataaattaataccaactaatataatttaaaacccTAAATATTTTCTGCTAAACAACATTTTTGGCTAATCAAATACCAAGTAGACAGAGTAAAACAAAACTACTGAATTAAATTCTCTAATAACCAAAGTATCATTTTTGTACTTAATCCATTATGCTCACGTAGCCATATACATACTTTCGATTCTTGATCCCtagctgaaatattcaaacatcatttgaaaatattgtgaagataagagttgagttatcaataactcagttagcagagaacatatactagtatgtaaacatgagcctttccAGAAAgctcagaatgcagaaacaaaacttttttgtttcaataTACATATCTCAAAAAGTGTTATCATAAAATTAGAGCAATATttcaaactgttcatattcaaagacccttAAGCATAACTTGACtaaacatcttcattttatcatatcatattgtattgtatcatatcatatcaccatatcatatcatatcatataccatgtatAACCCATGTGATAGAGTTATTCTATCATTGGTGGTCAAACCAGGCagtattagaatataaaattttctcttATTCATTCTTGGAGTCTTAAGTGTctacacaggaaagaacacgcagaaaaattattttattttcaaagtggATACACCCATATCTgagatgttggtaccaaccctcTAAGAGAATCAGAACCATCGTATTAGGATCAGAAACAaaatcagatacaaaatcataacaaaatcagaaagtcatgccaaaagtttttcaaatgccatatcatatcaaacaaagtattaaacattttcatatcattttcacatattcaaaacgGATTCAGAGCATCTTCATATAATATGTATGAAATTCACAAATTCAATATTCGCTATTTTGCACATTTCAAAAACAACAtgtcaaaatattattcatgtctatactagtcatgtcagaaaatactttcttttttatacatatttcatgagtaatgcagaacacataactcgaatttttttcatatttcttttcaaaacatatcatgtgaatttttataaatcaatctcagttcgtttttgtttttattttttatttttatataaagtatAGCATATGAATCCCATTTACctgaaatttttaacttttctataAATAGGCACGTAACTTGCATCAACTTCCAACCATGCGTGACTATTTAATTAAGCACGTACTTTACAATTAAGAAACCTAAAATGCCTAAATAACCCATATATcctaaacatataatatatattcaacctagctcacttaaaaaatattataatggtgcTCTGCCACATCTAAAATTAGTTCAACAATCAATTCAACTTAAAAATCTAACTCATCTGTAAACTCAGTCtgcttaagatattttatgaatatatatattaaataacacTGAAagttcatttcataaaatagacTTATTCATAATTGAAGTGttaagagcactggcattggactcatcaaacgAGTCCaatgtttaaaatttgatgaatttcactTAAAATACACGGCATTGGCTTCACCATTTACGTAAATGTTAAACTTTCAGCTACAGTGGTTTGTGGTTTATCGCCAAAGTTGATGAACTACTGTTTAACAtctattacattattttattacgaAAATATAATTTCGCACGCAAatttctttcttccctctctaTTCTGCTTCCTTCCACTTTCCCGAAATCcccatttcattttttatttctctcatttctttcttcccctcctctccctttctttcttcccgaAGGCGCCGAAGCagtttttcttccctctcttctctactttcttcctcttccccgTATTCCCGAAATCGATTCTTCCTCTCCGTTtatttcttcctctcctctccctttctttcttcctgaATCTGGGATTTCATTATTTCGCAACCTCTCTTCTCTGCTTTCTTCGATGACTCGGAAATCCCTAAATCCCCAAATCTCTTTTCGATTCTtcctccctttctttcttcctctctgttTCTTCCCTCCGTTTCTTCTCCTGTTTTTCTCAAACCTAGACTTGAATAAAGCCAAGAGTTTCTGGAATCCTCTTTCATTCTCCAACGCTGCCTTCTACTcgctcctcctcttcttcactTCTGGAGACTCATTTCCTGGCCACCTAGGGTTAGTGCTCGCTTCTCATGGTTCCCTGAGGTTTCCGTCTCTTAACGTAAGcgatttcctttctttttattttctgttttatatgagaaatgctatCTTTTTAAGCATTGTTCTTTTCCAGTCCATTTGTTGTTAGTTCATTTGATTTAGTggaatgatttttaatattgaatGTTTACTTCTTCTCGCTGTTCTATGTGAAAACTGAGACATGCATTCAAGTGATCGTGTAATTTAGTTACTCATtagcactactagtactactgtaAGGGGCCCGAAATAacatgttaaataaaattaattctaaCAAATAATGGGGCGTGTACCTAGTACCTCAGTTTGTTTAATCCTACTTGTGAATGCTTGATTGATTATTTGTGGTAGTTT carries:
- the LOC109021327 gene encoding G-type lectin S-receptor-like serine/threonine-protein kinase LECRK1; this translates as MASISVVVCLLLISFAVGRDQQNQSGHIAPGSLLSPRSDSSSWLSPTGRFAFGFYQKGRSDHDFAVGIWLVGTEENITVWTSFRDDPPLTSNALLNFNKDGKLVLMLEGVQHKFITEATDQSASYASMLDSGNFVLYDDKSNIIWQSFRYPTDTILGGQSLFRGNQLASSLNKTDHSTGRFLLMMQYDGNLVLYPANTEDSAGDAYWSSDTYSSFSPNWSLYLNYTGLLLIINGTSTSGRGSLIRRIYSPSPSGNVINNSNTIYRATLDYDGILRLYSHAYDESGNLSVQNKLWESALPCQVNNFCGLNSYCILDDNQPICVCLPGTDFLDPNKRNLGCERNFSEAESCINGKERTEFYSMKTIENMRWGDRSYVHEPPMSKEECRKSCLEDCNCGAALIALISETSGSCMKQNLPLRYVRKYTEKEFGGLTAFFKVGMKSIKSGKQSGLHPNKPRIVVPKSAIVQIILVTSAFTVFSTVSLALSCLFIFKIRILKYGRLLENGDLGPEEIITLRLFSYNELKRVTHGFKEEIGKGSFGSVYKGSLQKGKRLVAVKRLEKLIEEGEREFRAEMRAIGRTRHKNLVRLLGYCAEGSKRLLVYEFMSNGSLADLLFRSQRRPAWTERVRIALDVARGIFYLHDECGGPIIHCDIKPQNILMDEVWTAKISDFGLAKFLIPDQTRTFTGARGTRGYIAPEWHKNIPISVRVDVYSYGVVLLEIICCRRSIELDVSNDDEILLSTWIYKCFVAGELEKIVKWEEVDKTALENMVKVGLWCIQDEPALRPSMKSVVSMLEGNITDISVPPCPTAA